The nucleotide sequence GGCGAGCCGCTCCCGGTCGAGGCCCCGCACCAGCGACGCCACCGCCGGGGTGATCCCCTCACGGTAGTACTCGAACGACTGCCCCGACTGGATCCGCCCCGCGTTGAGCACCATGGGCGCCGGGTGGAACATCGCGCCGATGTTGTTGAGGCTCGTCACGAGCACGCTTCTCGCCGGCACGCACCGGCCCAGGTAGCGCATCAACGCCAGCGCTTCCCCGACGTGCCAGGGCGGGATGGCCGCCAGGCGCACCCGGCGCTTGAGCCCGCTGACGCGCACGCGCCCCGGCGCAGGGCTCCTGCTGGTGTACAAGAGCGTGTCGGTCTCCGCCACCGCCCGCACGCAGGTGCCCAGGCGCTGGAGACGGCTGGCGAACTCCAGAGCCCCGAGGGTGCGGCCCGGATGCAGGATGACCACGTGATGCGCGTCCAGGAACGGGGCCATCCGCTCGGCGAGCTCCCCATGAGCGGTGGCCGGCGTGGTCACGATGACCACGTCCACATTGCGCAGCTCGTCGAAGCCCGTCGAGGCGCGCGCGATGGGCGCGACGCCCTGCCAGATGCCTTCGACCTCGATGACGGGCCGCTCCAACAGCGGCCGTAGCCGGTCGGCGCTGCGGTTGATGAGCACCGGGCGCATGCCTATCCGGCTGAGGCTCACGGCCGTGGCCAGCCCTCCGGGACCGGCTCCTACCACGGCCACTCGGACCATCGGTACCATGGCTGTCGTGCCGCCTCCCTCGTGGAGATGGAGTCGCCAGAGCGGCAAACGAGACTCGGCCGAAAGCCGGACACCTTCCCGCCCGCGCGCTCCCGCGCTGGGTCACGTCGCCGGGAGGGCGCGCGAACGCAGGCGTCCTGGCGAGGGAGCCCGGCTCGGGTGAGACGAAGCGGTCCGGAGGTTAGAAAGCAGCGATCCATGCCACGCCGGGCCCACCTCCTCCTCCCACGCTTGCGGGGTTAGCTGACGGGCTCGGATCGAAGGAGTCTGACCCGTCCGGCCGGCACCCGGGGTGACGACCCCGGATGAGGGAGGATGCCGTCGTGCCGGCCAGATTCGCCCCGGTAACGGAGTGGGTCCCCCGCTTCCCCGGAAGCCCCAGGGCATCCGGAGAATTCAGCGTTCAAGTGGGCCGGTCGGCCTGTCATCGGCCAACCGCTGGCGCTATTAGGTTGTAGGAGCCATCTGCCCGTAGTCTAGCAGGGCTCGAAACGCGATGTCAAGCGCAGCTCGTGCGTTCCCACTACGGGCTGTCCATGGTCGGTGTGGTCTCACAGGCTCGCTCGAGCGCTTTCTTGCTCGTCGGCACGCCCACACACGACCCGTTTGGGATGGGCGACCCTGTCCGCCGGGGCCCGGCTGCGAAGACCGGCCTGAGGTACAATGGTGCCGTTACCGTGGTGCTGTCGTTCGGCGTGGCTGCCCGCTCGCAGCCGTCGCCCGCCAGGCAGGGAGGTCACGGAACGTGCCGGCCGGACGCTCGCGTTCGGAGCGCTACCGCATCGCTCGGGTCTTCGCGCAGCGGGGCCTGGTCGCCACCAGCCATTCGCTGGCGGCGCAGGCGGGCCTGCGTATCCTGATGGAGGGCGGCAACGCCGTCGACGCGGCCATCGCCACCGCCGCCTGCCTGGTGGTGGTGGAGCCCACCTCGTGCGGCCTGGGCGGCGACGCCTTCGCCATCGTCTGGGACGGAGAGCGCCTGCACGGCCTCAACGCCTCCGGGCCGGCGCCCGCCGCGCTCGACGCCGAAGCCCTGCGCCGCCGGGGCCTGGCGCAGGTGCCCACCGAAGGGTGGGAGTCCGTGACGGTCCCGGGGGTCGTAGCGGGCTGGGCTGCCCTGGCCAGGCGCTGGGGCAGCATGCCCCTCACGCGGGTGCTGGCGCCGGCCATCGAGTACGCGGAGCGGGGCCACCCGGTGCCGGTGCGCACTGCGCTGTTGTGGCAGGCGGCTGCCGCCCGCTTCGGGCAGCGCCAGGACTTCCGAGAGGCTTTCCTGCCGGGGGGACGGGCGCCCCGGGCCGGCGAGATCGTCCGCCAGCCGGACCAGGCGCGCACCTTGCGGCTCATCGCCGAGTCAGGCGGCGAGGCGATGTACCGCGGGCCGCTCGCCCTGGAGATCGCCCGGTATGCCGCCCGCACCGGCGGCTACCTGACCCTGGAAGACCTGAGCGCCTACGAGGCGGAGTGGGTCGACCCCCTCTCGACGCGATACCGGGACGTCGAGGTCTGGGAGCTCCCTCCCAACGGGCAGGGGGTGGCGGCCCTGCTGGCCCTCGGCATCGCCTCGCGCTTCGACCCGGCTCCGGCTGGCCCGGCTGCCGGCGGCTCCCGTTTCCCGGATGCCCGCTGGAGCCACCTGCTGGCCGAATCGCTGCGCCTGGCCCTGCACGAGGCGTATCAGCACGTGGCCGATCCACGGCGGGCGCCGGTCCCGGTCGAGCGCTTCACGGACCCTGCCTTCGCCGCGGCGCTGGCCCTGCGCATCGACCCCGGACACGCCATCCCCGAGCCCATCCCCGACCGTTCGGCAGCGGGCGGCACCGTCTACCTCTGCACGGCCGACGAGCAGGGGCGGATGGTCTCGTTCATCCAGTCCAACTTCTACGGTTTCGGCTCGGGGGTGGTCGTGCCGGGTACCGGCATCGCGCTGCAAAACCGGGGGGCCGGGTTCAACCTGATTCCCGGGCATCCCAACGAGCTTGCGCCCGGGAAGCGGCCGTTCCATACGATCATCCCGGGGTTCCTGACCCGGAAGGGCCGGCCGCTGGCCGCGTTCGGGGTGATGGGGGGCGACATGCAGGCGCAGGGCCACGTGCAGGTCGTCTCCGCCCTGGTCGACGGCGGGCTCGATCCCCAGGCGGCGCTCGACCTGCCGCGCTTTCGGGTCATGCCCGGCGGCCACCTGGCGCTGGAAGAGGGCTTCGACCCGGAGCTCGCCCGGGCGCTTGCCGGGATGGGCCATCCCATCTCGACCGGGCAGGCGCCGCTCGGCTTCGGAGGCGGCCAGATCGTCTGGCGAGACCCGGAGAGCGGCGTCTACGTGGGCGGCTCCGATCCGCGCAAGGACGGGCAAGCCGCGGGATGGTAGCCACCGGAGGCGACCGCTACGGCCGCCTGAAGACTGCCACGAGCCTCCGGGACTCCAGGGTCAGCGGCTCTTCCCCGTTGAGCGTCCCGTACGCCCCCGCCAGCTCGAAACCGACCTCCCTGGCCATCCTGGCCAGCTCCACCAGGCTGTACTGGCGGATGGAGAAGCGGCGGCGCTCCACCCGGCCGCCGTCCAGGATGACGACCCGGTCCGTCTCGGTGCGGTCGGTGAGCACGTTGTACCGTACCCTCTCCAGCGTGAAGGCACCCGGTGTCTCCACCCAGACCTGCTCGCTCCCCGACCGGATCAGCCAGTACTTGTGGATCATCTCCATCACGAGCCGGCCGCCCGGCCGCAGGCTCTCGTAAAACGCCGCCATCACCCGGGCGTCCTCCGCCTCGTCTTCCAGGTACCCGAAAGAGCTGAACAGGTTGATGGCCACGTCGAACGCCTGCGGCCGCCGGAAGTCGCGCATGTCCTGGCGCACCCACTCGACGGCCTCCTCGCGCAGCCCCGCCTCCTCCGCCCGCCTGCGCGCCACGTCGAGCAGGTAGGCCGACAGGTCGACCCCGGTCACCCGGTACCCGCGGCGGGCGAGCTCGATGGAGTGGCGCCCCTGCCCGCACGGCATGTCCAGGATGTCGGCCGGCGGGCTCAGCTCCAGCAGCCGCTCGAGGCCATCCACCTGCTCGGAGGTGTACTCCGCGGTCAGGAGCGGGTCATAGGTCGCGAGGTACGTCTCGTCGAAGAGTTCCTCGTACCAGGCCATGGCGCACCTGCCTTCGCTGGGGCTTTGCCGTCACCGGCCGTTCCCCGAGGAGGCGCTCCTCCCCGAGGCTGCGGCCCTGGCCCGCTCCGTCAACCGGCAAAAGGCGCATACCTCGCCGGGGGTCGGTTCGCCGCAGACACGGCACGCCTGCAGCCGCACGGGCTCCTTGGGGAAGTGGCGCCGGCCCCGCTCGTAGAAGCCGAAGACGAACTGCTGCTTGGTGCCCGGCGCCACGTGCTCCAGGCGGTTGAGCACCTCCTTGTACAGGTGAGAGGTGGCACCGGCCGCCATGGGGCACTCGTCCACCTCGTAGTCGATCCCCTGAAGCACGGCGTAGGCGGCCACTTCCCGCTCGGCCAGGCGCACCAGCGGCTTCACCTTCTTCACCAGCCCCTCTTCGGTCGCCGGCATGACCGCCGACTGGCGGGCCATGTAGTCGAGCTGCCAGTGGAGGACGTTGCCGAGCAGCGTGGCGGCCTCGTCGTCCAGGTTGTGTCCCGTCGCCACCACGGTGTAGCCGTGCTCCCGGGCGAAGCGGTTGAACAGGTGCCGCTTGGTCATGCCGCACGCCGAGCAGGGGATGCGGCGGGTGCGCCGGGCGAGCTCCCCGATGCCGAACCCGATCTCCTCGGCGACGGAGACCACGTGCAGGGTCAGCCCCCGCTCCCCGGCGAACGCCCGGGTCCTGGCCGCCGACTCCTCCGAGTACGCTCCGATCCCGAGCTGGACGTGCAGCCCGTCGGGCCGGTATCCCAGGCGGTGGAGGATGTCCCACAGCGCCAGGCTGTCCTTACCGCCCGAGACGGCCACCAGGATCCGGTCGTCGGGGGCGAGCATCCCCTCGTCCTCGATGGCCCGCTGCACCTGGCGCAGCACGTGTTCCACGAAGTGGTCCCGGCAAAACGCGGCGTGATGGCGAGACACCTCGACCACCGCCGGGCCGCGGCACTTGACGCACTTCATCCGATGGCACCACCGCTTCTCACGACCCCTTGGGCGCCGGCTTCAGCGGCCGCCCGACAAGGCAGGCCGTACCTCGATCTCGTCGGCGTCTTCCACGACGCTGTCCCGGGTGAGGAGGCTCTGCCCCCGGATGACGATGACCGTCTCGGGGTTGATGCGCAGCTCTTCCAGGATGCTCTGAACCGTACGCGGTCCTCGCATCACGTGCTCCTGCCGTTTGGGAATGCGGATGAGCACTTTCAAGAGCCCGCCTCCCTCCTTCTGGCGATTCAAACAATAGCCTTCATCACCTGGCCCGTCAAACGAGCCGTGGCGTGCTACAATGCCTTGTCCGGCCGAGACGAGGGGGCGGGTGGGAGGCGTCACGAGCACGATGGACACCGCCATGGAAGCGACCACCGGAGGCCGAGGGGCCGGGTCCAGGCAGCCGCCCGGGCTGAAGCGGCGGCTCAGGCGGCTGGAGGAAGCCGTGAAAACCATCCTGGCCAACATCGGCGAGGATCCGGGCCGCCCGGGCCTGGCCCAGACGCCTGAACGGGTGGCCCGCATGTACCTGGAGCTCTTCTCCGGGCTCGGCTCCGATCCGGCCGAGCAGCTCACCGTGCTCGAGGAGGAAGGAGCCGGGGATCTGGTGATCGTGCGCGACATCCCCCTCTACTCGATGTGCGAGCACCACCTGATCCCGTTCATCGGGCGCGCCCACGTGGCGTACCTGCCCGACCAGGGGCGCATCACCGGGCTTTCCAAGATTGCACGCCTCGTGGAGGGTTATGCGCGCCGGCCGCAGGTACAGGAGCGCCTGACCCGCCAGCTCGCCGACGCCATCGAGGCGCGCCTTGCGCCGCGCGGCGTGGCGGTGGTCGTGGAGGCGGAGCACCTGTGCATGGTCATGCGCGGCGTGCGGGCTCACGGCTCTCGAGTCGTGACGGTGGCGGTGCGCGGGCTGTTCGCCTCGGATCCTGCCGAGCGGGAACAGGTCATCGCCCAGCTGCGCTCCTGAGGCGTGCTGTCCCGCGCGGGCGCTTCACGGCCCGCGCACCGGCGCCGCCGGCTCAGCCTGCGGCTGCGGCGAACGCTGCCCGGGCAGCCTCCGTCACTTCGCCGGTGACCCGCTCGTCGTGGGCCGTGGACAGGAAGATGGCCTCCAGCATGGCCGGGGCCAGGTGCACCCCGCGCTCCAGCATGGCGTGGAAAAAGCGCGCGTAAGCGCCGGCGTCGCCTTCCTGCGCCTCGGTGAAGTCCTGGGGCGCCTGGGCGCGAAACGATAATCCCAGCATCGCGCCGACCTGGACGACGGAGACGCAGGCCCCGGCCTCCTTCGCTGCCTGGCGCAGCCCGTCCGCCAGCCGCCGCGCACGGGCCTCCAGGCACTCGTAGATCCCTTCCTCCCTCTGGAGTTCCCGGAGCGTCGCAAGCCCCGCCGCGACCGCGATGGGGTTGCCCGAGAGGGTGCCGGCCTGGTACACGGGACCCTGCGGGGCGACCAGCTCCATGAGCTCCCGGCGGCCCGCGTACGCGCCGGCGGGAAGCCCACCCCCCATGATCTTGCCGAGGCAGGTGAGATCCGGTTGGACGCCGAAGCGGCCCTGCGCTCCGCTCCATCCCACCCGGAAGCCCGTGATGACCTCGTCGAAGATCAGCAGGCTCCCGTTACGGCGCGTGATGGCGCGCAGGCCCTCCAGGAAACCCGGTTTGGGCAGGACGACCCCCATGTTGGCGGCCACCGGCTCCACGATCACGGCGGCGATCTCCTGGCCCCAGCGGGAAAAGAGCGCCTCCACGTCTTCGAGGTGATTGTAACGTGCAAGCAGCGTCTCACCGGCCGCGCCGGGGCTCACTCCGGGGGAGGCCGGCGAGACGGAGGTTGCTCCCGCCCAGGTGGGGGCTGCTCCTCCGCCGGCCGAGTACAGGGCCGCCCCGGAGCCGGCCTTGACCAGCATCGCATCCGAGTGGCCGTGGTAGCACCCCTCGAACTTCACCACGTAGCGGCGGCCGGTCGCTGCCCGGCTCAACCGCACGGCGCTCATGACGGCCTCGGTGCCGGAGTTGACCAGCCTCACCATCTCGACGGACGGTAGCGCCGAGGCGATCAGCTCGGCGAGCTCCACCTCGGCGGTGGTCGGCATCCCGAAGCTGGTGCCCGACGCGGCGGCCCGCTGCACCGCCTCCACGACGGCCGGGTGGGCGTGGCCCAGGATGAGCGCCCCCCACGACTGCACCAGGTCCACGTAGCGGCGGCCGCTCACGTCCCAGACGTAAGGCCCCTCGCCTCGTGCGGCGAACACCGGGGTACCCCCTACCGCCCGAAACGCCCGGACCGGGCTGTTGACGCCACCCGGCATGACTCTGCGGGCTCGTTCCCACCACTGTGGGGTTTCCACGCGCGTCCCCCTCCCCGCCGTGCGGCTTCTCCCCCTCGGCGGCGCGGGCTTCAGCCTTCCCGCAGCCACCGCGCCGCCTGCGATGCGTAGTACGTGATGATCAGGTCGGCGCCGGCCCGGGCCATGGAGGTCAGCATCTCGAGCACGATCGGGCGCCGGTCGATCCAACCCCGGGCGGCCGCCGCCTCGACCATCGCGTACTCGCCGCTGACGTTGTAGGCCGCCAGCGGCACGGTCGTCCGGTCGCGAAGCTGCCGCAGCACGTCCAGATAGGCCAGAGCCGGCTTGACCATCACGATGTCGGCCCCCTGCGCCAGGTCCAGGTCCACCTCCCGCAGCGCCTCCCGGGCGTTGGGCGGGTCCATCTGGTAGGCCCTCCGGTCGCCGAAAGCGGGCGCAGACCCCGCGGCCTCCCGGAACGGCCCGTAGAACGCCGAGGCGAACTTGGCCGAATAACCCATGATGGCGACGTCTTCGTACCCTTCGGCGTCCAGCGCCTCCCGGATGGCCGCCACCTGGCCGTCCATCATGGCGCTCGGCGCCACGACGTCGGCTCCCGCACGGGCGTGCGAGAGGGCGGTAGCCGCCAGGCGGGGCAGAGTCGCGTCGTTGTCCACCTCCACCTGGCCGCGGCGCTCCCGCAGGATGCCGCAGTGGCCGTGCTCCGTGTACTCGCAGAGGCAGACGTCGGTGATCACCACCAGCTCCGGCAAGCGCTGCTTGAGGCGGCGCACCGCCTGCTGCACGACGCCCTCGGGGTCGTCCGCGCCGCTCCCGCGCGGGTCTTTGCTCGCGGGGATCCCGAAGAGCAGCACGGCCTGCACGCCCGCCTCGAGCGCCTCGGATGCCGCCTGCTCCACCCGGTCGACCGGCCAGCGCATCACGCCGGGCATCGACTCCACCGGCTCCGGGGGGATGCCCGCCGGATGCACGAAACAGGGCTGGATCAGTTGCTCCGGAGAAAGGCGCACCTCCCGCACCATCGACCTCAAGGCTGCCGTGCGGCGAAGCCGCCGGGGGCGCACCGCCGCGCCCCTGGCCCGCGCCCCGTCGCCGGGCCGGCTGCCCGGGCTTCCCGTCCACACGCTCATCGCCCTTGCCCGTCCCCTTCCATCCGAAGCTCTTGCCAGGCTCGCGCGCACGCCGCCGCCAGCGCCTCGGGCGATGGCGACGTGGCCTGCTCGACCCGCCACCCCGCGCCGAGCGCCGCGCCCGCCGTCGTCGGCCCGATGGCCACCACCCGCACGCGCCCGGGCGGCGGGCCTTTGAGGTGGGCCGTGACGGCACAGACGGCGCTCGGGGATGCCGCCACCAGCACGTCGACCTCGCCCGAGCGCACCAAGGCGGCGGCCCGCGCTGCGTTGGCCGGGTCGTCCAGGGTGCGGTACGCTTCGACGCGCACCACTGTGGCGCCGCCCGCGGCGAGCTCTCGCTGCAGCATCTCGTCCGCCCGATCCCCGACGGCCAGCAGGATCCGGGCCCCCTGCAGGTGCCCGCACCGGGCCAGCGCGGCAGGTATGGCAGCCGCCCGGGGCTCGTCCGGCATGCAGTCGACCCGTACGTGCGCCGCTTCCAGCGCCCTGCGGGTCGCCGCCCCCACCGCGCAGACCCGAGCCGGCAGCTGCCCGCCGGCGCCTCCTGCGGGAGCCGCTTGCTCGCCCGCGGCGGCCGCTCCCCTGCCGGGAGCCACCGCCCGCAGGGCCTCGGCCAGGGCCTGGGCGCCGTTGGGGCTCGTGACCACGATCCAGTCGAAACAGCCCTCCCATGCTTCCCGGCACGCCCGCCGCAACGCCTCCGGGTCATCGGGGGGAGCGATCCGCAGCACCGGGACAGGAGTCACCCGCGCCCCCTCCGCTTCCAGGGCCGCAACCGCCGGGCCGGCCTGGTGGGCGGGCCGCGTCACCAGCACCCTACACCCCGAAAGGCGCATCAACGGCCTCCCCCTGCCCTGACTGCACCCGGGCGAGCAGCCGTTCTGCCAGTGTTTCTCCTGCCCGGGCGGCCGAGCCGACGAGCGCCTGGGGCTCTTCCCCCGGCGCCTCCGCCTCGAGCGAGCCCCGGGCCGCCATCCAGCCCTGGGGCCGGCCGTCGCCTGCCGGCAGCGCCAGGAAGCCCGTGATGCGAATGTGCCGCCCGCGTACCGACGCGAGCGCCCCGACCGGCCACCGGCAGCCCGCGCCCGTGCGCGCCTGAAACGCCCGCTCCGCCTCGGCCTGCGCCCGCAGCTCCGGGCGGTCCAGGAGGCCCAGCACCGCCAGCACCTCGGGGTCGTCCCGGCGGCACTCCACCGCCAGGATGCCCTGCCCCGCTGCCGGCACCATCGCCTCCGGAGCGAAATAGGCGCTCACCCGCCCTGCGAGCCCCAGGCGATGCAGGCCGGCCGCCGCCAGCACCAGCCCGTCGGCGCGGCCCTCCTCCAGGCGGCGCAGCCGGGTCTCCACGTTGCCCCGCACCTCGACGGCGCGCACCTCCGGATGCAGCATGCGCACCTGCACCCACCGCCGCATGGACGACGTGCCGATCCTTGCCCCGGCTCCGAGGCCCCGCAGGCGTCCGGCCGCGTCATCGACCGGCGCACGCCCCGCCGCCGGCCACTGCCCGCCTTCCGCCACGGCCAGCACCAGCGCGTCGCGCGGGTCTTCCCGGGCGGGAAAGGCCGCGAGCACCAGGGCGTCGGGGAGTTGCGTCGGTACGTCCTTCAGGCTGTGAACGGCGAGGTCGCAGCGCCCCTCCAGCAGCGCGTGCTCGAGTGCCTTGACGAACGCTCCCACCGTCCCCCCTGGCCCCACCAGCAGGTCGGCCGGCGCCCCCTCGCCGGGCCGCTCCCCCCCACCGCCCGCACCGGCCCCGGCCGGCCGGTCACCGGCCCACCGCGCCGAGGCCACGTCCCCGTGGGTCGTGACGGGCACCACCTCGAACTCCAGGCCGCCCGCCCGCCGGCGCAGCATCTCCACCACCAGCGCCGTCTGCTGCATCGCCAGCCGGCTGCCACGGGTCGCCACCCGAAGCGTGCGTCCCATCATCAGCCAGCCGCCCTCGCCGCATCGGCGCCGCCGCTTCCCTGCGCTTCCGTGCGCGGCGGCCCGGCGACGAGCTCCTTGAGGTAGACGGTGGGGAGGTGCATGAGCTTGTTGGTGAGCCGGCGGGTGAGATGTTCCACGACTTCCCTCGCCCGGGGCGAGAGCTCCCCGTCCAACCTGCCGAGCGCCCACTCGAGCTCGGCGAGGCGGACCTCCTCCGCCTGCCGGCGCATCGCTACCACCTCCGGAGCGGCCTGGCGCTGGCGCAGCCACTCCACGAAGTGGGCCACCTCCTGGCCGACGATGTGGTGGGCCGCCTCGAGGTCGGCCGCCCCTGGCGGCCCGGAGAAGGCCCCGCCGCCGGCCCCCAGGTCGTCGATGTGCAGCACGATCAACCCCGGCGGCATCGGGTCGGGCACCTCCACGTCCCGGGGCACGGCCAGGTCGATCACCCAGAGCGCGCCCTTACCGTTGCGCCGCTGCGCGGCGCTCGCCAGGGAGGCCGCGTCGATCACGGCGCCCGGCGCCGCCGTCGCCGACACGACCAGGTCGGCCGCCCGCAGCACGGCGGGAAGGGCCTGCAGGCCCTCCGCCCTGAGCTCGACCTCCCGGTGGAGCCCCCGCCGCCCTTCGATCACCGCCTGTGCGGCGTCCCGGGCCCGTTCGGGGCGCCTCGCGCAGACGGTAAACCGGCGCACGCCCCGCTCGAGCGCCTCCTGCAGGGCCAGCATCGCCATGCTGCCGCTGCCCACCACCGCGAGATGGGCCTGGTCCCACCGCACGCCGCCCTCTTCCGCCCGCCGCAGCGCCGCCCGGACCAGCGAAGGGCTCCCGCGGCCGAGGCCGGTCTCCGCCCGCACCCGCTTGCCGGCCCGCACGGCCCTCTCCCACAGCGCGCTCAGCACGCCGCCCACGGGCCTCACCCGCCGGGCCATCTCCATGGCGTCGCGCACCTGCCCCAGGATCTGGGGCTCCCCGACGATGGCCGACTGCAGCCCCGCCGCCACCTCGGCGAGGTGGCGTGCGGCATCCTCGCCGGCTCGCTGCACGGCGTGTACCCGGATGGCGCGCTCGCTCATCCCGGAGCGGTGCGCCAGGCTCCGTACCACCCCGTTGAGGGCGCCCGCCTCTTCCACGTACACCTCGATCCGGTGGCAGGTGGAGAGCACCACGGATCCCGCTCCTTCGGTCCTCAGCCACTGCTCCACTTGCTCGGGGGTAGACAAGCGCAGGCGCTCTCTCACCTCGAGGGGCGTCGTGCGGTAGTCGAATCCTACCATTGCCGGCCGGGTGCCCTCGCCCGCTCCCGGGGTGCCACTCCGCCCGGCGGCAGCAATCCGGTACGCAGCGCGCATCAGCCGGTCGCCTCCTTGTCGGGCAGCGCCGGGGCATGCCCGCCAGGACCGTAGCGCTCGAGCGTCGCGACCAGGAGCTCGTCGAAAAAGCGCCCCGCCCGCTGAAGGATCTGCCACCCTTCGGGGTCTCCGGCCGGCGGCCGGTCGAGGGACTGGGCGAGCGCCTGCATGATGCTCTGGCGGAAGACCAGGAAGGCCCGCGCCGTCTCCGCGGCCGACAGCCCCATCTGCACGGCTTCCTCGCCGTAGCGCCGCATGATCTGCCGGGCGCTGTGCAGGTACGACTCCCCGTCGCCCGGTCGCGCCGCGAAGTGCACGAGCAGCCCCAGCAGCTGCCGGCCGCTCGCCCGCAGCGCCTCCTCCCGGGTGCGGTAGCGCGCTCTCCACGGTTCGCCCGGCAGCCTCCTCCCCAGCTCCTGCCGGGTCGCAGACAGCGCCAGGCGGGCCAGATGGTCCACTCCGCCTTCTGCCGGCACGTTCTGCCCCCTGGCCAAAAACGCCAGGAGATCGGCCCGCCGGTAGCGCCGGTGGCCACCAGGGGTGCGGAAGGCGCTGATGCGCCCCTCGTCGGTCCACCGCCGCAGGGTCGTCTCGTGGACGCCCAGGATCTGGCAGGCCTCTTTGACGCTCACCCAGTCCACGGCCAACCGGGTCACCCCATGTCCGCCACGGCGTCGCGCAGGCTCTTGCGCACGCCCGTCACGAACGGCGTCTCGACCTTGACGTAGCGCCGGGCCCCTGCGGCCCGCAGTGCCCGGATCATCTCCACCAGGCGCGGGAGATGGTCCGTCTCGAAGGCCAGGATCCACTCCCAATCCCCGAGCCCGAAGGCCATCACGGTGTTGGCCCGCACGTCCGGATAGGGCCGGGCCAGCTCTCCGTGCTCCCGCAAGAGCGCCGCCCGCTCGGCCGGCGCCAGCA is from Limnochorda sp. L945t and encodes:
- the hemC gene encoding hydroxymethylbilane synthase, producing MMGRTLRVATRGSRLAMQQTALVVEMLRRRAGGLEFEVVPVTTHGDVASARWAGDRPAGAGAGGGGERPGEGAPADLLVGPGGTVGAFVKALEHALLEGRCDLAVHSLKDVPTQLPDALVLAAFPAREDPRDALVLAVAEGGQWPAAGRAPVDDAAGRLRGLGAGARIGTSSMRRWVQVRMLHPEVRAVEVRGNVETRLRRLEEGRADGLVLAAAGLHRLGLAGRVSAYFAPEAMVPAAGQGILAVECRRDDPEVLAVLGLLDRPELRAQAEAERAFQARTGAGCRWPVGALASVRGRHIRITGFLALPAGDGRPQGWMAARGSLEAEAPGEEPQALVGSAARAGETLAERLLARVQSGQGEAVDAPFGV
- the hemA gene encoding glutamyl-tRNA reductase, which codes for MRAAYRIAAAGRSGTPGAGEGTRPAMVGFDYRTTPLEVRERLRLSTPEQVEQWLRTEGAGSVVLSTCHRIEVYVEEAGALNGVVRSLAHRSGMSERAIRVHAVQRAGEDAARHLAEVAAGLQSAIVGEPQILGQVRDAMEMARRVRPVGGVLSALWERAVRAGKRVRAETGLGRGSPSLVRAALRRAEEGGVRWDQAHLAVVGSGSMAMLALQEALERGVRRFTVCARRPERARDAAQAVIEGRRGLHREVELRAEGLQALPAVLRAADLVVSATAAPGAVIDAASLASAAQRRNGKGALWVIDLAVPRDVEVPDPMPPGLIVLHIDDLGAGGGAFSGPPGAADLEAAHHIVGQEVAHFVEWLRQRQAAPEVVAMRRQAEEVRLAELEWALGRLDGELSPRAREVVEHLTRRLTNKLMHLPTVYLKELVAGPPRTEAQGSGGADAARAAG
- a CDS encoding helix-turn-helix domain-containing protein; this encodes MDWVSVKEACQILGVHETTLRRWTDEGRISAFRTPGGHRRYRRADLLAFLARGQNVPAEGGVDHLARLALSATRQELGRRLPGEPWRARYRTREEALRASGRQLLGLLVHFAARPGDGESYLHSARQIMRRYGEEAVQMGLSAAETARAFLVFRQSIMQALAQSLDRPPAGDPEGWQILQRAGRFFDELLVATLERYGPGGHAPALPDKEATG